From the Billgrantia sulfidoxydans genome, one window contains:
- the dut gene encoding dUTP diphosphatase encodes MSDSRPRQPRLAVKLLDERLHDYMPRYATLGSAGMDLRALLDAPLTLEPGQCELVRTGLAIHIGDPGLAGLILPRSGLGHKHGIVLGNLVGLIDSDYQGELMISVWNRGTNTFVLEPFERLAQYVLVPVVQAELDVVDDFEASLRGEGGFGSSGRH; translated from the coding sequence ATGTCCGATTCCCGACCCCGACAACCGCGCCTGGCCGTCAAGCTGCTCGACGAGCGGCTGCACGACTACATGCCCCGCTACGCCACCCTGGGCTCCGCCGGGATGGACCTGCGTGCGCTGCTCGATGCGCCGTTGACCCTCGAGCCCGGCCAGTGCGAACTGGTGCGCACCGGGCTCGCGATCCATATCGGCGACCCGGGCCTGGCCGGCCTGATCCTGCCGCGCTCCGGGCTGGGCCACAAGCACGGCATCGTGCTCGGCAACCTGGTGGGTCTGATCGATTCCGACTACCAGGGCGAGCTGATGATCTCCGTGTGGAACCGCGGCACCAACACCTTCGTGCTGGAGCCCTTCGAGCGCCTGGCCCAGTATGTGCTGGTACCGGTGGTCCAGGCCGAGCTCGACGTCGTCGACGACTTCGAGGCCAGCCTACGCGGTGAAGGCGGCTTCGGCAGCTCGGGCCGCCACTGA
- the rpmB gene encoding 50S ribosomal protein L28, translating to MSKVCQVTGKRPVTGNNVSHSQRKTRRRFLPNLHTHRFWVESENRFVKLRVSSKGMRIIDKKGIDEVLSDIRKRGEAV from the coding sequence ATGTCCAAAGTATGTCAGGTTACCGGCAAGCGCCCGGTGACTGGTAACAACGTTTCACACTCCCAGCGCAAGACCCGCCGTCGTTTCTTGCCGAACCTGCACACCCACCGCTTCTGGGTGGAGTCCGAGAACCGCTTCGTCAAGCTGCGGGTCTCCTCCAAGGGTATGCGCATCATCGACAAGAAGGGCATCGACGAGGTGCTCAGCGACATCCGCAAGCGCGGCGAAGCCGTCTAA
- the radC gene encoding RadC family protein, giving the protein MSIRDWPEGERPREKLLTLGAEALSDAELLAIFLRVGVAGRSAVDLARDLLGAFGGLRQLLEADQARFCAERGLGTAKFVQLQATLELSKRHLAAELARGNALTSPSLVRAYLATQLRHLGHEEFAALFLDTQHRVIRFESLFRGTLDSASVYPREVARRALELGAGAVIFAHNHPSGVAEPSDADRRITERLREALGLFEIRVLDHFVVGDGEVVSFAERGWL; this is encoded by the coding sequence ATGTCGATTCGCGACTGGCCCGAGGGCGAGCGCCCGCGGGAAAAACTGCTGACGCTGGGCGCCGAGGCACTGTCGGACGCCGAGCTGCTGGCGATCTTCCTGCGCGTGGGGGTGGCGGGGCGTTCGGCGGTGGACCTGGCCCGCGACCTGCTCGGCGCGTTCGGCGGCCTGCGCCAACTGCTCGAGGCCGACCAGGCTCGCTTCTGCGCCGAGCGCGGGCTGGGCACGGCTAAGTTCGTCCAGCTCCAGGCCACCCTCGAGCTCTCCAAGCGTCATCTTGCCGCCGAGCTTGCGCGCGGCAATGCGCTGACCTCGCCCTCCCTGGTGCGCGCCTATCTGGCCACCCAACTGCGCCACCTGGGCCACGAGGAGTTCGCCGCGCTGTTCCTCGATACCCAGCATCGCGTGATCCGCTTCGAATCGCTGTTCCGCGGCACGCTGGACAGCGCCTCGGTCTACCCCCGCGAGGTGGCGCGCCGCGCGCTGGAGCTGGGCGCCGGGGCGGTCATCTTTGCCCATAACCACCCTTCCGGCGTGGCCGAGCCCTCTGACGCCGACCGGCGCATCACCGAGCGGCTGCGCGAAGCGCTGGGGTTATTCGAGATTCGCGTGCTGGACCACTTCGTGGTCGGCGATGGGGAAGTCGTATCTTTTGCAGAGAGAGGGTGGCTTTAG
- the mutM gene encoding bifunctional DNA-formamidopyrimidine glycosylase/DNA-(apurinic or apyrimidinic site) lyase has protein sequence MPELPEVETTRRGIAPHVEGREIVEAIVRQPRLRVPVPDDFIERLVGSRIGVLARRAKYLLLPIEGRGEGAGSLIWHLGMSGSLRIVRLGELPRKHDHVDLVLDDGGILRYHDPRRFGFVDWLAGSRESDPRLANLGPEPLSEAFDGERLYRLSRGRRMAVKPFLMDNAVVVGVGNIYASEALFLAGIDPRRAAGRISRERYARLAAAVREVLAAAITQGGTTLRDFVSGTGEPGYFKQRLNVYGRHGQGCRRCNGELRLVTLGQRASVFCPSCQR, from the coding sequence ATGCCCGAGCTTCCCGAAGTCGAGACCACCCGCCGCGGCATCGCTCCTCACGTGGAGGGGCGCGAGATCGTCGAGGCGATCGTGCGTCAGCCGCGCCTGCGCGTGCCGGTGCCGGACGACTTCATCGAGCGCCTGGTGGGCTCGCGCATCGGCGTCCTGGCGCGCCGCGCCAAGTACCTGCTGCTGCCGATCGAGGGCCGGGGCGAGGGCGCCGGCAGCCTGATCTGGCACCTGGGCATGTCGGGCAGCCTGCGCATCGTCCGGCTGGGCGAACTGCCCAGGAAGCACGACCATGTCGACCTGGTGCTCGACGACGGTGGCATCCTGCGCTACCACGATCCGCGCCGCTTCGGCTTCGTCGACTGGCTTGCCGGAAGCCGGGAGAGCGACCCGCGCCTGGCGAACCTGGGGCCCGAGCCGCTCTCCGAGGCTTTCGACGGCGAGCGGCTCTACCGGCTCTCGCGCGGCCGACGCATGGCCGTGAAGCCGTTCCTGATGGACAATGCCGTAGTGGTCGGCGTGGGCAACATCTACGCCAGCGAGGCGCTGTTCCTGGCCGGCATCGACCCGCGCCGGGCGGCGGGGCGCATCTCCCGCGAGCGCTACGCGCGCCTGGCCGCGGCGGTACGCGAGGTGCTCGCCGCGGCCATCACCCAGGGCGGCACCACCCTGCGCGACTTCGTCAGCGGCACCGGCGAGCCGGGCTACTTCAAGCAGCGTCTCAACGTCTATGGCCGCCATGGCCAGGGCTGCCGGCGCTGCAATGGCGAGCTGCGGCTGGTGACGCTGGGCCAGCGGGCCAGTGTGTTCTGTCCTTCTTGCCAACGATGA
- the coaBC gene encoding bifunctional phosphopantothenoylcysteine decarboxylase/phosphopantothenate--cysteine ligase CoaBC, producing MATQLAQRLAGRRILLGISAGIAAYKSAQLARLLKQAGCEVRVAMTEGAQAFITPLTLQALTGEPVRTSLLDPEAEAGMGHIELARWAETILIAPATADLMARLALGMADDLLTTLCLASDAEKVMAPAMNQAMWRHVATQRNAERLAQDGWWLLGPASGDQACGDVGPGRMLEPEAIVAELIQPTRESAQAQAARVEDAPARGLHVVITAGPTREPLDPVRYLSNHSSGKMGFALAAAAAELGARVSLISGPVSLPTPAGVERTDVETARQMHEASRRLAADCDLFIGCAAVADYRAATAAEHKIKKREGEEGLTLKLIKNPDIIADIAHTRDAAGGRPFVVGFAAETRDLEAYARDKLERKRLDMIVANDVSAAGLGFGADDNAALLLWRDGEGEGGEQLPPQPKRELARAVIERALGCLTSRPVH from the coding sequence ATGGCAACGCAACTCGCACAACGGCTTGCCGGCCGGCGCATCCTGCTCGGCATCAGTGCCGGCATTGCCGCCTACAAGAGCGCCCAGCTCGCCCGGCTGCTCAAGCAGGCGGGCTGCGAGGTGCGCGTGGCCATGACCGAAGGCGCCCAGGCCTTCATCACCCCGTTGACGCTGCAAGCGCTGACCGGCGAGCCGGTGCGCACCTCGCTGCTCGATCCCGAAGCCGAGGCCGGCATGGGGCATATCGAGCTGGCCCGCTGGGCCGAGACGATCCTGATCGCCCCGGCCACCGCCGACCTGATGGCACGCCTGGCTCTGGGCATGGCCGACGACCTGCTCACCACCCTGTGCCTGGCCAGCGACGCCGAAAAGGTGATGGCGCCGGCCATGAACCAGGCCATGTGGCGCCATGTCGCCACCCAGCGCAACGCCGAACGCCTCGCACAGGACGGCTGGTGGCTGCTGGGGCCGGCCAGCGGCGACCAGGCCTGCGGCGACGTGGGGCCGGGCCGCATGCTCGAGCCCGAGGCGATCGTGGCCGAACTCATTCAGCCCACCCGCGAGAGTGCACAAGCCCAGGCGGCGCGGGTCGAAGACGCCCCGGCCCGGGGCCTGCACGTGGTGATCACCGCCGGCCCCACCCGCGAGCCGCTCGATCCGGTGCGCTACCTCTCCAACCACAGCTCGGGAAAGATGGGCTTCGCCCTGGCCGCCGCCGCGGCCGAGCTCGGCGCCCGGGTCAGCCTGATCAGCGGACCGGTGAGCCTGCCGACCCCCGCGGGAGTCGAGCGCACCGATGTGGAGACGGCGCGCCAGATGCACGAGGCGAGCCGCCGCCTGGCGGCCGACTGCGACTTGTTCATCGGCTGCGCCGCGGTGGCCGACTATCGCGCCGCGACGGCCGCCGAACACAAGATCAAGAAGCGCGAAGGCGAGGAAGGCCTGACCCTGAAGCTGATCAAGAACCCCGATATCATTGCCGATATCGCCCATACGCGCGATGCGGCCGGGGGACGCCCCTTCGTGGTGGGCTTCGCCGCCGAGACCCGCGATCTCGAGGCCTATGCGCGCGACAAGCTCGAGCGCAAGCGGCTGGACATGATCGTCGCCAACGATGTCTCGGCCGCAGGGCTCGGCTTCGGCGCCGACGACAACGCCGCCCTGCTGCTGTGGCGCGACGGCGAAGGGGAAGGCGGCGAGCAGTTGCCGCCGCAGCCCAAGCGCGAGCTGGCCAGGGCAGTGATCGAGCGAGCGCTCGGCTGCCTGACCTCCCGCCCCGTACACTGA
- the slmA gene encoding nucleoid occlusion factor SlmA, with translation MTQATQTSSRREQILQALALMLEEDSGKRITIAALARQVGVSEAALYRHFPSKARMFEGLISFIEETLFERISRILDEMHEAVPRCGQILTLLLAFAEKNPGLSRLLEGDVLTGETERLRLRIHQLFERLETQLKQVLREAELRERQRTVLPVSATANLLMAVAEGRISQYVRSDFQRRPTEHWDDQWALLSAQLMRTPITQSA, from the coding sequence ATGACGCAGGCAACACAGACCTCCAGCCGGCGCGAGCAGATCCTGCAGGCGCTCGCCCTGATGCTGGAAGAAGACAGCGGCAAACGCATCACCATCGCGGCGCTGGCGCGCCAGGTGGGCGTTTCCGAAGCCGCCCTCTACCGCCATTTCCCGAGCAAGGCACGCATGTTCGAGGGGTTGATCTCGTTCATCGAGGAGACCCTGTTCGAGCGCATCAGCCGCATCCTCGACGAGATGCACGAGGCCGTGCCGCGCTGCGGGCAGATCCTCACCCTGCTGCTGGCCTTCGCCGAGAAGAACCCGGGCCTCTCGCGCCTGCTGGAGGGCGACGTCCTGACCGGCGAGACCGAGCGGCTGCGGCTGCGTATCCACCAGCTTTTCGAACGCCTGGAGACCCAGCTCAAGCAGGTGCTGCGCGAAGCCGAACTGCGCGAACGGCAGCGTACCGTACTGCCGGTATCGGCCACCGCCAACCTGCTGATGGCCGTGGCGGAGGGGCGCATCTCCCAGTACGTGCGCAGCGACTTCCAGCGTCGCCCCACCGAGCACTGGGACGACCAGTGGGCGCTGCTCTCGGCCCAGCTGATGCGCACGCCGATCACCCAGAGCGCGTAG
- the rpmG gene encoding 50S ribosomal protein L33, with translation MRDKIKLVSSAGTGHFYTTDKNKRNTPDKLEFKKYDPVVRKHVMYKEAKIK, from the coding sequence ATGCGTGACAAGATCAAGTTGGTGTCCAGCGCCGGTACCGGCCACTTCTACACCACCGACAAGAACAAGCGGAACACCCCGGACAAGCTCGAATTCAAGAAGTACGATCCGGTCGTCCGCAAGCACGTGATGTACAAGGAAGCCAAGATCAAGTGA
- the argB gene encoding acetylglutamate kinase, with amino-acid sequence MTETTRDPRLVVEVLSEALPYIQRFSGKTVVVKYGGNAMTEDALIDSFARDMVLMKEVGINPVVVHGGGPQIGELLAKLKIESRFVNGMRVTDSQTMDVVEMVLGGLVNKEIVNLINQCGGKAIGLTGKDGAQIRARQLKVAHKTPEMTAPEIIDIGHVGEVEHVSTDLIEMLAERDFIPVIAPIGVDAKGHSYNINADLVAGKVAEALGAEKLMLLTNVAGLMNAEGEVLTGLTTAQVDALIADGTIHGGMLPKIRCALDAVKGGVRSAHIIDGRVAHATLLEIFTNAGVGTLITDADQQGNDSA; translated from the coding sequence ATGACCGAAACGACTCGTGACCCGCGGTTGGTAGTGGAAGTGCTCTCCGAGGCACTTCCCTACATCCAGCGTTTCTCCGGCAAGACCGTCGTCGTCAAGTACGGCGGCAACGCCATGACCGAAGATGCCCTAATCGACTCCTTCGCCCGCGACATGGTGCTGATGAAGGAGGTCGGCATCAATCCCGTGGTGGTACATGGCGGCGGCCCGCAGATCGGGGAATTGCTGGCCAAGCTCAAGATCGAGTCGCGCTTCGTCAATGGCATGCGGGTTACCGACTCGCAGACCATGGATGTGGTAGAAATGGTGCTCGGCGGGCTGGTCAACAAGGAGATCGTCAACCTGATCAACCAGTGCGGCGGCAAGGCGATCGGCCTCACCGGCAAGGACGGCGCCCAGATCCGCGCACGCCAGCTCAAGGTGGCGCACAAGACGCCGGAAATGACCGCCCCCGAGATCATCGACATCGGCCACGTGGGCGAGGTCGAGCATGTCTCCACCGACCTGATCGAGATGCTCGCCGAGCGCGACTTCATTCCGGTGATCGCCCCCATCGGCGTCGACGCCAAGGGTCACAGCTACAACATCAACGCCGACCTGGTGGCGGGCAAGGTGGCCGAGGCGCTGGGGGCGGAGAAACTGATGCTGCTGACCAACGTGGCCGGCCTGATGAACGCCGAGGGCGAGGTGCTCACCGGGCTGACCACCGCCCAGGTGGACGCCCTGATCGCCGACGGCACCATTCATGGTGGTATGCTGCCCAAGATCCGCTGCGCGCTCGACGCCGTGAAGGGAGGCGTACGCAGTGCGCATATCATCGATGGCCGCGTGGCGCATGCCACGCTGCTGGAAATCTTCACCAACGCCGGGGTCGGCACCCTGATCACCGATGCCGACCAGCAAGGGAACGACAGCGCCTGA
- the rpoH gene encoding RNA polymerase sigma factor RpoH has protein sequence MSTSLLPVGQLSPGHDLNGYIQAVNGIPMLTAEEERELAFRLHDEGDLEAARRLVLSHLRFVVHIARSYSGYGLPQADLIQEGNVGLMKAVKRFDPNQGVRLVSFAVHWIKAEIHEFVLRNWRIVKIATTKAQRKLFFNLRSAKKRLAWLNNDEVDAIARDLDVKPEVVREMEGRLSAHDAGFDVSPSDDEEAAYQAPVHYLDDDGSDPAVQLEDSDWEDDANRRLKMALEALDERSRDILQRRWLADDKATLHDLADVYGVSAERIRQLEKNAMKKIRQQLGDTLAA, from the coding sequence ATGAGCACCAGTCTTCTTCCGGTGGGCCAGCTCTCACCGGGACATGACCTCAACGGGTACATCCAGGCGGTCAATGGCATTCCCATGCTGACCGCCGAGGAAGAGCGCGAACTCGCCTTCCGCCTTCACGACGAAGGCGACCTGGAGGCGGCGCGTCGCCTGGTGCTGTCGCATCTGCGCTTCGTCGTGCACATCGCACGCAGCTACTCCGGCTATGGCCTGCCCCAGGCCGACCTGATCCAGGAGGGCAACGTGGGTCTGATGAAGGCCGTCAAGCGCTTCGACCCCAACCAGGGGGTGCGGCTGGTCTCCTTCGCCGTGCACTGGATCAAGGCCGAGATCCACGAATTTGTGCTGCGCAACTGGCGCATCGTCAAGATCGCCACCACCAAGGCCCAGCGCAAGCTGTTCTTCAACCTGCGCAGCGCCAAGAAGCGCCTGGCCTGGCTGAACAACGACGAGGTCGACGCCATCGCCCGCGACCTCGACGTCAAGCCCGAGGTGGTGCGCGAGATGGAGGGCCGCCTCTCGGCCCACGATGCCGGCTTCGACGTCTCGCCGAGCGACGACGAGGAGGCCGCCTACCAGGCGCCGGTCCACTACCTGGACGATGACGGCTCCGACCCCGCCGTCCAGCTCGAGGACAGCGACTGGGAAGACGATGCCAATCGTCGCCTGAAGATGGCCCTGGAGGCGCTGGACGAGCGTTCCCGCGACATCCTCCAGCGCCGTTGGCTGGCCGACGACAAGGCCACGCTGCACGATCTGGCCGATGTCTACGGCGTCTCCGCCGAGCGCATCCGACAGCTCGAGAAGAACGCCATGAAGAAGATCCGCCAGCAGCTGGGCGACACCCTGGCGGCCTGA
- a CDS encoding phosphomannomutase/phosphoglucomutase produces the protein MSQVENSPVPASIFRAYDIRGIVDDTLTEATVEQIGRAIGSEAAARNESTVVVARDGRLSGPRLSEALMRGLTAAGRDVIDIGMVPTPVLYFATHVLEGTASGVMVTGSHNPPDYNGFKIVLGGETLSGKAITALYKRIESGDLTEGQGSVRHEDVRDAYLERIVGDIRLERPLKAVVDCGNGVAGELGPKLIERLGADTVPLFAEIDGNFPNHHPDPGKVENLQDVMRAVKETGADIGLAFDGDGDRLGVVTPSGKLIYPDHLMMAFAEDMLSRNPGARVIFDVKCTGNLAGVVERAGGTPEMWRTGHSLIKARMKETGAQLAGEMSGHIFFQERWYGFDDGIYGAARLLEILSKQEDDADTFFARYPQDLGTPEINVHVTDENKFELVDKLAREGDFGEDGVKTTLDGIRVDYPDGWGLCRASNTTPVLVLRFEGKSDAALERIRNRFADALKQVDPALTLPS, from the coding sequence ATGAGCCAAGTCGAGAACAGCCCCGTACCGGCCTCCATCTTCCGCGCCTACGATATTCGCGGCATCGTCGACGACACCCTGACCGAGGCGACCGTCGAGCAGATCGGCCGAGCCATCGGCTCGGAGGCCGCCGCCCGCAACGAGTCCACCGTGGTGGTGGCCCGCGACGGCCGCCTCTCCGGCCCGCGGCTGAGCGAGGCGCTGATGCGCGGCCTGACCGCCGCCGGCCGCGACGTGATCGACATCGGCATGGTGCCCACGCCGGTGCTCTACTTCGCCACCCATGTCCTCGAAGGCACCGCCTCGGGGGTGATGGTCACCGGCAGCCACAATCCGCCGGACTACAACGGCTTCAAGATCGTGCTGGGCGGCGAGACGCTCTCCGGCAAGGCGATTACCGCGCTGTACAAGCGCATCGAGTCCGGCGACCTGACCGAAGGTCAGGGCAGCGTGCGGCACGAGGACGTACGCGACGCCTACCTCGAGCGCATCGTCGGCGACATCCGTCTCGAGCGCCCGCTCAAGGCGGTGGTCGACTGTGGCAACGGCGTGGCCGGCGAGCTGGGGCCCAAGCTGATCGAGCGGCTCGGTGCCGACACCGTGCCGCTGTTCGCCGAGATCGACGGCAACTTTCCCAACCACCACCCCGACCCGGGCAAGGTGGAGAACCTGCAGGACGTGATGCGTGCGGTGAAGGAGACCGGCGCCGACATCGGCCTGGCTTTCGATGGCGACGGCGACCGCCTCGGCGTGGTCACGCCGAGCGGCAAGCTGATCTACCCCGATCACCTGATGATGGCCTTCGCCGAGGACATGCTGTCGCGCAATCCCGGCGCCCGCGTGATCTTCGACGTCAAGTGCACCGGCAACCTGGCGGGCGTGGTCGAGCGGGCCGGCGGCACGCCGGAGATGTGGCGCACCGGGCACTCGCTGATCAAGGCGCGCATGAAGGAGACCGGGGCTCAGCTCGCCGGCGAGATGAGCGGCCACATCTTCTTCCAGGAGCGCTGGTACGGCTTCGACGACGGCATCTACGGCGCCGCCCGGCTGCTGGAGATCCTCTCCAAGCAGGAAGACGACGCCGACACCTTCTTCGCCCGCTACCCGCAGGACCTCGGCACGCCGGAGATCAACGTCCACGTGACCGACGAGAACAAGTTCGAGCTGGTCGACAAGCTGGCCCGCGAGGGTGACTTCGGCGAGGACGGCGTCAAGACCACCCTCGACGGCATCCGCGTCGACTATCCCGACGGCTGGGGGCTGTGCCGCGCCTCCAATACCACGCCGGTGCTGGTGCTGCGCTTCGAGGGCAAGAGCGACGCCGCCCTCGAGCGTATTCGTAACCGTTTCGCCGACGCCCTCAAGCAGGTCGACCCGGCGCTGACGCTGCCGAGCTGA